Proteins encoded in a region of the Prunus persica cultivar Lovell chromosome G4, Prunus_persica_NCBIv2, whole genome shotgun sequence genome:
- the LOC18778195 gene encoding polyphenol oxidase, chloroplastic produces MAFSPSPPLAATIIGLRSTTTTSLSSFPKQCLTGRVRCKATNGGDDHLEQGLSRLDRRNMLIGLGAGGLYGATGLENNPFAFAAPVSAPNFTQCGPADKPDGSTIDCCPPTVTTIIDFKLPDKGPLRTRLAAQDVAKDPVYLAKYKKAIALMRALPDDDPRSFAQQAKVHCSYCDGGYPQVEYSDLEIQVHFCWLFYPFHRWYLYFFEKIMGELIGDPTFALPFWNWDAPAGMYIPEIFTDTTSSLYDQYRNAAHQPPKLLDLNYGGTDDDVDDTTRIKENLTTMYQQMVSKATSHRLFYGEPYSAGDDANPGAGNIESIPHNNIHLWTGDTTQTNGEDMGAFYSAGRDPLFYAHHSNVDRMWSIYKSKLGGTDIEKKDYLDAEFLFYDEKKNLVRVKVRDSLDTTKLGYVYDNKVEIPWLTYKPTARKSSNKRKATVSSADLKTNFPATLTDTISVEVARTSTTKRTSTQKKAQDEVLVISGIKYAGNETVKFDVYVNDDAESLAGKDKSEFAGSFIHVPHKGKKDITTTLRLSITKLLEELDAETDSSVVVTLVPKVGTITVGGVSTELINTT; encoded by the coding sequence ATGGCTTTCTCTCCCTCACCTCCTCTAGCTGCAACGATCATTGGCCTTcgctccaccaccaccacttctctctcttccttcccCAAACAATGCCTCACGGGCAGAGTGCGATGCAAAGCAACAAACGGTGGCGATGATCACCTTGAACAGGGTCTATCTAGACTCGACAGGAGGAACATGCTGATTGGTCTAGGAGCCGGAGGTCTATACGGCGCGACTGGTCTTGAAAACAACCCGTTTGCTTTTGCCGCGCCCGTATCTGCCCCTAACTTTACCCAATGCGGTCCTGCTGACAAGCCTGACGGGTCCACCATCGACTGTTGCCCACCCACCGTCACAACCATTATCGATTTCAAACTGCCCGACAAGGGCCCACTCCGAACCAGGCTTGCAGCCCAAGATGTAGCGAAAGACCCGGTCTACTTggcaaaatataaaaaggccATCGCGCTCATGCGGGCCTTACCCGACGACGACCCGCGCAGCTTTGCCCAACAAGCCAAGGTTCATTGCTCTTATTGCGATGGTGGGTACCCGCAAGTCGAGTATTCGGATCTGGAGATTCAAGTCCACTTTTGCTGGCTGTTCTACCCGTTCCACCGATGGTACCTCTACTTCTTTGAGAAGATCATGGGGGAGCTCATCGGCGACCCCACCTTCGCCCTCCCTTTTTGGAATTGGGATGCGCCAGCTGGCATGTACATTCCTGAGATTTTCACTGACACCACTTCCTCCCTCTATGACCAGTATCGAAACGCAGCCCATCAGCCTCCGAAGCTCTTGGATCTGAATTACGGTGGGACCGACGATGACGTTGACGACACCACGCGGATCAAAGAGAATCTAACCACCATGTACCAGCAGATGGTCTCAAAGGCCACATCTCACCGGCTCTTCTACGGGGAGCCATACAGCGCCGGCGATGATGCAAATCCAGGAGCCGGAAACATCGAGAGTATCCCGCATAACAATATCCATTTATGGACGGGTGATACGACCCAGACCAATGGAGAGGATATGGGTGCCTTTTACTCTGCAGGCCGGGATCCTCTGTTTTACGCGCACCACTCCAACGTGGACCGCATGTGGTCAATTTATAAATCTAAATTGGGCGGTACCGACATAGAAAAAAAGGATTACTTGGACGCGGAGTTCTTGTTCTACGACGAGAAGAAGAATCTTGTGCGCGTGAAAGTTCGAGACTCCCTCGACACCACCAAGCTGGGGTACGTTTACGACAACAAAGTGGAGATTCCGTGGCTGACGTATAAGCCGACGGCCCGTAAATCGTCGAACAAGAGAAAGGCGACGGTTTCCTCTGCGGATCTGAAGACCAATTTCCCGGCGACGTTGACGGACACAATCAGCGTTGAGGTGGCGAGGACGTCGACGACAAAGCGGACAAGTACGCAGAAGAAGGCCCAGGATGAGGTGTTGGTGATCAGTGGGATTAAGTATGCCGGGAACGAGACGGTGAAGTTCGACGTGTATGTGAATGATGATGCTGAGTCTTTGGCCGGGAAGGACAAGTCGGAGTTTGCGGGGAGTTTCATCCATGTGCCGCATAAAGGGAAAAAGGATATAACGACGACTCTGAGGCTGAGCATTACAAAGTTGCTGGAGGAATTGGATGCGGAAACGGACAGTAGCGTGGTGGTGACTTTGGTGCCTAAAGTCGGGACAATCACCGTTGGTGGGGTCAGTACCGAGCTTATTAATACCAcctaa
- the LOC18779784 gene encoding uncharacterized protein At4g04980: MPKNRSFRDSGNQVMMIELRKKIIIFMDIIDLPAYDASAATDELVMRLMRDLQKLYPEIVLHNQISELKGASTEQVLASFCKALKSIGESWMTNHDRLDKLSYDLPSFKENVNSDQLVETVLATLDCLIKMARAKFDMVDYSPLNSSFGKFLSDSESCNSVSSCSSPVTPSSVLPELIDGSPQDLKKAKVGSKSPLLWTLRVQAVGKLNPIDVKHLSLHLSKQGAHGTSNGLDKSGQLVEEPSIEADLKSNPEKAIAATDDEEGRHSSAREDTKEVPNPSLNENTNGKEIDNTSDDVETPTTAPETSEADTTQVSLPPPSPSTLSLNPPVSSPSILPQPTTSTPPPPPSPSTLSLNPPLSSPPILQQPTTSTPPPPPPPPPPPPPTGLQFSLPNTVTETKIPVPPTPPAPASPPTLQRNVATPPPPPPPPPSLATLQPTVAAPPPPPLPTLTPQNAAAAVLPPPPPMAPRSMQVAPPTPPPTPMPPGSTRMGPPPPPPPPGSSTGGPPPGSSSGGPPPPPPPPGSSNGAPPPPPPPGSSSGGPPPPPPMLRGQPNGAAPPPPPAFGAARSLRPKKDTKLKRSSQMGSLYRLLKGKVEGSSLDGKSVNGRKGGIGSSSGGKQGMADALAEMTKRSAYFQQIEEDAQKYAKPIMEMRTTLSSFQTKDMSELIDFHKKVESILEHLTDESQVLSRFEGFPTRKLETIRMAAALHSKLNAMLIELQNWKLAAPLGQLLDKTERYFNKMKGEIDAMERTKDDEAKKFQSQNIHFDFNILIRIKEAMVDVSSSCMEMALKDRREAKAAEQTGRKTDQKQTKICVKMLWRAFQFAFRVYTFAGGHDDRADMLTKELANEIESDPHHH; this comes from the exons ATGCCTAAAAATAGGTCTTTCAGAGATTCAGGCAACCAGGTTATGATGATCGAGCTCCGGAAGaagatcatcatcttcatggACATCATCGACCTACCAGCTTATGATGCATCTGCTGCCACAGATGAG CTGGTGATGAGGTTGATGAGAGATCTCCAAAAGCTTTACCCTGAAATTGTCCTGCATAATCAAATATCAGAACTGAAGGGAGCATCAACAGAACAG GTCCTTGCATCCTTCTGCAAGGCATTGAAATCTATAGGAGAGTCTTGGATGACAAATCATGACAGGTTGGACAAACTGAGTTATGATTTGCCATCATTCAAGGAGAATGTCAATTCGGATCAACTTG TTGAGACGGTGTTGGCAACACTCGATTGCTTGATCAAGATGGCAAGGGCCAAGTTCGATATGGTGGACTACAGCCCTCTGAATAGCTCATTTGGAAAATTCTTGAGCGATTCAGAGAGCTGCAACTCAGTCTCCAGCTGCTCTTCTCCAGTCACTCCATCCTCTGTCCTGCCAGAGCTGATTGATGGTTCTCCCCAGGATCTAAAGAAGGCCAAAGTTGGTTCCAAATCACCCCTTCTTTGGACTCTCAGAGTACAAGCAGTGGGGAAACTGAACCCGATTGATGTTAAGCACTTGTCACTTCACTTGTCAAAACAAGGAGCCCACGGCACCAGCAATGGTTTGGACAAGAGTGGCCAATTGGTTGAGGAACCATCAATTGAGGCAGATTTAAAGAGCAATCCTGAAAAGGCAATTGCAGCAACTGATGATGAGGAAGGGAGACATAGCAGCGCTCGAGAGGACACAAAAGAAGTCCCAAATCCAAGTTTGAATGAGAATACTAATGGAAAGGAAATAGACAACACAAGTGATGATGTTGAAACTCCAACCACAGCCCCTGAAACTTCGGAAGCAGACACCACACAAGTGTCTTTGCCTCCACCCTCACCATCCACATTGTCACTAAATCCACCAGTGTCTTCACCCTCAATACTACCACAACCAACAACATCaacacctccacctccaccctCACCATCCACATTGTCACTAAATCCACCACTATCTTCACCCCCAATACTGCAACAACCAACAACATCaacacctccacctccacctccacctccacctccacctccgcCAACGGGACTACAATTTTCACTGCCTAATACAGtaacagaaacaaaaataccAGTGCCACCAACGCCCCCTGCACCAGCATCACCGCCCACATTGCAGCGAAATGTTGCAACACCGCCcccgccaccaccacccccACCATCACTAGCCACCCTGCAGCCAACAGTTGCAGCACCccctccaccaccactaccaacATTAACACCACAAAACGCAGCAGCAGCTGTACTGCCACCACCCCCACCAATGGCACCACGATCAATGCAAGTAGCTCCACCAACCCCACCGCCTACACCAATGCCACCAGGATCAACAAGAATGggtccaccaccaccaccccctCCCCCAGGATCATCAACCGGAGGTCCTCCACCAGGATCATCAAGTGGAggtcctccaccaccacctcctccaccaGGATCATCAAATGGAGCTCCTCCACCACCGCCTCCACCAGGATCATCAAGTGGAGGTCCTCCGCCCCCACCACCTATGCTAAGAGGACAGCCAAATGGAGCTGCTCCACCCCCACCTCCTGCATTTGGTGCAGCAAGATCGTTGCGCCCCAAGAAAGACACTAAACTGAAGAGATCATCCCAAATGGGCAGTCTGTACCGCCTTCTCAAGGGCAAGGTGGAAGGATCTAGCTTGGATGGCAAGTCAGTCAATGGGAGAAAAGGGGGAATTGGGAGCAGCTCTGGTGGAAAACAAGGAATGGCTGATGCTCTAGCAGAGATGACAAAGAG ATCAGCATACTttcaacaaattgaagaagatgCTCAGAAGTATGCAAAGCCTATCATGGAAATGAGAACTACCCTCAGTTCTTTCCAGACAAAGGACATGAGTGAGCTGATAGATTTTCACAAGAAAGTAGAATCCATTCTTGAGCACTTGACTGATGAGTCACag GTGCTGTCAAGGTTTGAAGGGTTCCCAACTAGGAAGTTGGAAACAATAAGGATGGCAGCAGCTCTGCACTCAAAGTTAAATGCCATGCTAATTGAACTACAGAACTGGAAACTAGCGGCTCCATTGGGTCAGCTTCTTGACAAGACTGAACGTTACTTCAATAAG atGAAAGGAGAAATCGACGCAATGGAACGAACTAAGGATGATGAAGCGAAGAAATTTCAGTCTCAGAATATTCATTTTGACTTCAATATCCTAATCAGGATCAAAGAAGCAATGGTTGATGTTTCCTCAAGCTGCATGGAAATGGCACTAAAG GATAGGAGAGAAGCAAAAGCAGCAGAGCAGACGGGAAGAAAAACAGATCAGAAGCAAACAAAGATATGTGTTAAAATGCTTTGGAGGGCTTTCCAGTTTGCTTTCAGGGTCTACACATTTGCTGGTGGACATGATGATCGTGCTGACATGCTCACAAAAGAACTGGCTAATGAAATTGAGTCTGATCCCCACCACCACTGA
- the LOC18778665 gene encoding polyphenol oxidase, chloroplastic, which produces MASPLLPSVTTSIASFRPALFPSKSQTNCLVGNGRHCFAVGGSRLLLLPCKANHGDHNNPSSNNQDEVTSSPEGKFDRRDVLFGLGAGGLYGAAAAGLDLNRFSLAAPIPAPDINSCSLTTEDLKGLDCCPKKSDIIYNFQLPESPPAVLRTRPAAHNAAYHQAYVAKYKLAIERMKGLHKDDPRNFWNQANVHCAYCEGSYHYTMPTKHGIIDGILKEIQVHSSWLFYPFHRWYLYFYERILADLIQDPTFALPFWNWDAPDGMYMPAIFEDDPVLNPLYDANRNAKHRVPGTVLDLNYHGKDDNTKDDDTIIRHNLVTMNSQMLSISSTDWCSFFGHPYRAGYQPNPGAGNIEKIPHNTVHNWTGTDSSLPPNTGEDMGVFYSAGRDPIFFAHHANVDRMWYLWKNNFGGQDIEDTDWLDSSFLFYDEKQRLVRVTVRDSLDTTLLGYDYEYADIPWIDPAYKPTPRFPANKTEPQVSFAELSTKFPATLDSTISVEVARPEEVRNRSEVEKAKQEEVLVIRGIEFPANVPVKFDVYVNDDADSPSGPDKSEFAGSFVHVRHRHDHIIKTNLTLGITRLLEDLGASKDGSVVVTLVPRNGEGKITIGGFSIELSSCV; this is translated from the coding sequence ATGGCTTCTCCTCTGCTTCCATCTGTAACCACCTCCATCGCTTCTTTCCGCCCAGCTTTGTTCCCTAGCAAGTCCCAAACCAATTGTTTAGTTGGAAATGGAAGGCACTGCTTTGCAGTAGGTGGATCTAGACTACTCCTACTGCCATGCAAAGCAAACCATGGTGATCACAACAACCCTAGCAGCAACAACCAAGACGAGGTCACTAGTAGTCCTGAGGGAAAATTTGACAGGAGAGATGTGCTGTTTGGTCTAGGAGCTGGAGGGCTGTACGGGGCGGCAGCGGCTGGTCTTGACTTGAACCGGTTCTCCTTGGCCGCCCCAATTCCAGCGCCGGACATAAACAGCTGCTCCCTGACCACCGAGGACCTAAAGGGACTCGACTGTTGCCCCAAAAAAAGCGATATAATCTACAATTTCCAGCTACCCGAATCGCCACCAGCAGTGCTACGCACCAGGCCTGCCGCTCATAATGCCGCATACCACCAAGCGTATGTAGCCAAATACAAACTGGCCATTGAGCGCATGAAGGGCCTTCACAAGGACGACCCACGTAACTTCTGGAACCAAGCTAATGTGCATTGCGCCTACTGTGAGGGCTCATATCACTACACCATGCCTACAAAACATGGCATTATAGACGGGATTCTAAAAGAAATACAAGTTCACTCCTCGTGGCTATTCTATCCCTTCCACCGCTGGTACTTGTATTTCTACGAGAGAATCCTTGCCGACCTTATTCAAGACCCAACTTTCGCTTTGCCCTTCTGGAACTGGGACGCTCCTGACGGCATGTACATGCCAGCCATTTTCGAGGACGACCCCGTATTAAACCCTCTCTACGATGCCAACCGAAACGCCAAGCACCGTGTGCCGGGGACGGTTTTAGACCTCAACTACCACGGCAAGGACGACAATACCAAGGACGACGACACAATAATCCGGCATAATCTCGTCACCATGAACTCGCAAATGCTGTCTATTTCAAGCACAGACTGGTGCTCATTCTTCGGTCATCCTTACCGCGCTGGATACCAACCAAACCCCGGTGCTGGCAATATTGAGAAAATCCCTCACAATACCGTCCACAATTGGACTGGTACGGACTCAAGTTTGCCACCAAACACTGGGGAGGACATGGGAGTCTTCTACTCTGCGGGTCGAGATCCCATCTTCTTCGCACACCATGCCAACGTGGACCGCATGTGGTACTTGTGGAAGAACAACTTTGGGGGACAGGACATAGAAGACACTGATTGGCTTGACAGCTCGTTTCTGTTCTACGACGAGAAGCAGCGCCTCGTTCGTGTTACGGTCCGGGATTCCCTGGACACGACCTTGCTTGGGTACGACTACGAATACGCTGATATTCCATGGATTGACCCCGCCTACAAGCCCACCCCTCGCTTTCCAGCCAACAAGACAGAACCGCAGGTTTCCTTTGCTGAGCTTTCCACCAAGTTCCCAGCCACCTTGGACTCCACCATCAGTGTTGAAGTGGCCAGGCCGGAGGAGGTCAGAAACCGGAGCGAAGTGGAGAAGGCGAAACAAGAGGAGGTGCTGGTGATCCGTGGGATTGAGTTCCCGGCGAATGTGCCCGTCAAGTTTGATGTGTATGTGAATGATGATGCCGACTCGCCCAGCGGGCCGGACAAGTCCGAGTTTGCCGGTAGCTTTGTGCACGTGCGGCACAGGCACGACCATATTATAAAGACCAATCTGACGTTAGGGATCACGAGGTTGTTGGAGGACTTGGGAGCCTCAAAGGACGGCAGTGTGGTGGTGACCTTGGTGCCAAGGAACGGGGAAGGAAAAATAACCATTGGTGGATTCTCCATCGAGCTTTCTTCTTGCGTCTGA
- the LOC18779248 gene encoding uncharacterized protein LOC18779248, whose protein sequence is MDSGARLDYALFQLTPTRTRCDLVIFYGGKSEKLASGLFQPFVSHLKSVKDEISRGGYSITLRPPTPHAPWFTKSTFQRFVRFVSTPAVLERFVSIEREILQIESSVQLEEGVVSADRSTRKPTDSLKKRGELEETEDVAENENSKVRLQRILETRIALLRKHQAMAYARGLVAGFEIHNIDDLISFSDAFGASRLREACINFREVYKKKHTDGLFMEELAAMVASSPDLQFTGASGITLTNETDVTNQNVMLNLPNAGVPTGEKVQAPMPFPNQIPQYFYSSLGHTNQLPPYHGYPFPTMQSFPPHYPRNLQWPPNMEEASFRMEPNYHRVQKSSSRRRKNSSNKKRSEHSGEGKQIESSDSTSASDSDSDTLQERKHSDMENSSKNKFRKKSSRKVVIQNINYITPKRRDGNKGGVSDESFSDEEFDDENSLKQKSDKAEVLEISHESNVDKSHCILNGSSSEDLSVNTDEHFLARSEGGNSLAGRPTLGLDLERIPKKLTAGAAVDPLVVMERNERNDYTVKLEDFQNEESFGSVMERKDCEDRDILFLQRSEKSGADIRCAFSASAAESTITKSSRSEDWFVVNHSENTENSRIPILQTISDGDCIFALERKDMGVDDSFFIQTRSASNDMYESPWKTEINMDNNLSIAAKKENGTIDNAQDKHGAPKTSEPDDLSMILERDSNLESTAISWSMDYGAEISFPEANRRSSGVETTDVVDKKLASNGMKNNKSPGTKDGGKEARSNIVRKPLNNRIDFKNNKASPARRPMIQKSKLEKEEEIRKKMEELRIERQKRIAEKTAAVAPKRVPLESKTAKGSIKGDKSKPQSTKRTLHL, encoded by the exons ATGTGACTTGGTGATCTTCTATGGAGGCAAATCAGAGAAACTAGCATCTGGATTGTTCCAGCCCTTTGTTTCTCACCTTAAATCTGTGAAAGATGAGATTTCTAGAGGTGGCTATTCAATTACTCTTCGCCCACCCACACCTCATGCACCCTGGTTCACCAAATCCACCTTTCAAAG ATTTGTGCGCTTTGTCAGCACACCAGCAGTTCTGGAGAGGTTTGTCAGTATTGAAAGGGAGATTTTGCAGATTGAGAGTTCAGTTCAACTGGAGGAAG GAGTTGTCTCTGCCGATCGGAGTACAAGGAAGCCAACTGATTCTTTAAAG AAAAGAGGCGAACTTGAAGAAACAGAGGATGTAGCAGAAAACGAAAACTCCAA GGTTCGCCTTCAACGTATTTTGGAAACAAGGATAGCATTGCTTCGGAAGCACCAAGCAATGGCTTATGCTCGAGGCCTAGTTGCTGGATTTGAAATCCACAATATAGATGATctcatttctttttcagatGCATTTGGAGCTTCGCGCTTAAG GGAAGCATGCATTAACTTCAGGGAAGTATACAAGAAAAAGCACACAGATGGTTTATTTATGGAAGAACTAGCAGCAATGGTGGCCTCTTCACCAGATTTGCAATTCACAGGAGCATCTGGAATTACACTTACGAATGAAACAGATGTCACTAATCAAAATGTTATGTTAAATCTTCCCAATGCGGGTGTCCCTACTGGTGAAAAAGTTCAAGCGCCAATGCCATTTCCGAACCAGATTCCTCAATACTTTTACAGTTCGCTGGGCCATACAAACCAGTTGCCTCCATACCATGGATATCCCTTTCCTACTATGCAGTCTTTCCCTCCTCATTATCCAAGGAACCTGCAGTGGCCTCCCAATATGGAGGAAGCAAGCTTTCGTATGGAACCCAACTATCATAGGGTTCAGAAGTCATCTTCAAGAAGGAGGAAGAACTCctccaataaaaaaagatcTGAACATTCAGGGGAAGGCAAACAAATTGAGTCCAGCGACTCCACTTCTGCGAGTGATTCTGACTCAGACACACTGCAAGAGAGAAAGCATTCTGATATGGAGAATTCATCCAAAAATAAGTTTAGGAAGAAATCCTCTAGAAAAGTGGTTATTCAAAATATTAACTACATCACACCCAAGAGGAGAGATGGGAATAAAGGTGGAGTTTCTGATGAATCTTTTTCAGATGAGGAGTTTGATGATGAAAATTCCCTCAAACAAAAGTCTGATAAAGCAGAAGTATTGGAGATATCCCATGAGTCAAATGTCGACAAGAGTCACTGTATTTTGAATGGATCAAGTAGTGAGGATTTGTCAGTTAATACTGATGAACATTTTCTAGCGAGGTCTGAAGGTGGAAATTCATTAGCAGGCAGGCCTACTTTGGGGCTTGATTTGGAGAGAATTCCGAAGAAACTAACAGCTGGAGCTGCAGTTGATCCTTTGGTTGTGATGGAGAGGAATGAAAGAAATGATTATACAGTGAAGTTGGAAGATTTTCAAAATGAAGAAAGTTTTGGTTCAGTTATGGAGAGAAAGGATTGTGAAGATCgggatatattatttttgcagAGATCAGAAAAGTCAGGAGCTGACATCAGGTGTGCATTTTCTGCTTCTGCTGCTGAATCTACTATAACCAAGAGTTCGAGGAGCGAAGATTGGTTTGTTGTCAATCACTCAGAAAATACAGAAAACTCGAGAATACCAATTTTGCAGACAATTTCCGATGGTGATTGTATTTTCGCATTAGAGAGAAAAGACATGGGTGTAGATGATTCTTTCTTTATACAGACTAGATCAGCATCTAATGATATGTATGAATCTCCATGGAAAACCGAAATAAACATGGATAACAATCTGAGTATAGCTGCCAAGAAGGAAAATGGCACTATAGATAATGCACAAGATAAGCATGGAGCACCTAAGACCTCTGAGCCAGATGACCTTTCAATGATTCTGGAAAGGGATTCAAACTTGGAGTCTACTGCAATTTCTTGGAGTATGGACTATGGAGCAGAAATTTCATTTCCAGAGGCCAACAGAAGATCTTCTGGCGTTGAGACAACTGATGTTGTGGATAAGAAGCTTGCTTCAAATGGTATGAAGAACAATAAATCCCCTGGAACAAAAGATGGTGGAAAAGAAGCAAGGTCTAACATTGTACGGAAACCACTTAACAACAGAATTGATTTCAAAAACAATAAAGCATCTCCTGCGCGTAGGCCTATGATACAAAAGAGCAAATTGGAGAAG GAAGAAGAAATTCGGAAAAAGATGGAGGAACTGCGGATAGAACGCCAAAAAAGAATTGCTGAGAAAACTGCAGCGGTGGCACCCAAAAGAGTTCCATTAGAGAGTAAAACAGCAAAGGGCTCCATTAAGGGTGACAAGAGCAAACCTCAATCTACCAAGAGAACTCTACATCTGTAA
- the LOC18781346 gene encoding polyphenol oxidase, chloroplastic has protein sequence MASLSPPPAIPTTSTKPLSPFTQNSSQVSLLSKPKRSFSPRVSCKAKNSDNQNDQAQTKLDRRNVLLGLGGLYGVAGLGTDPFAFAKPVNPPDLSKCGAADLPTGATPTNCCPPPATKIIDFKLPAPGKLRIRPAAHAVDQAYIEKYSKAIELMKALPDDDPRSFKQQANVHCAYCDGAYDQAGFPDLELQIHNSWLFFPFHRYYLYFYEKILGKLINDPTFALPFWNWDSPAGMQLPALFANPKSPLYDKFRAASHQPPTLIDLDYNGTDEKVSNETQINANLKIMYRQMVSNAKNPQLFFGNPYRAGDEPDPGGGSIEGTPHGPVHLWTGDNTQPNLEDMGNFYSAARDPIFFSHHSNVDRMWSIWKTLGGKRTDISHSDWLDSGFLFYNENAELVRVKVRDSLESKSLGYVYQEVDIPWLQSKPTPRRAKLAVSKIAKKLGVAHAAESSTKIVAGRAFPINLETKISTVVPRPKQKKRNKKEKEEEEEILVIEGIEFDRDVAVKFDVYVNDVDDLPSGPDKTEFAGSFVSVPHRHKHKKKINTILRLGLTDLLEDIDAEDDESVVVTLVPKYGAVKIGGVKIEFAS, from the coding sequence ATGGCTTCTCTGTCACCTCCACCAGCCATTCCCACTACCTCCACaaaacctctctctcccttcacTCAAAACAGCTCCCAAGTTTCCCTACTCTCAAAGCCCAAGCGTTCCTTTTCACCTAGGGTTTCATGCAAAGCCAAAAACAGTGATAACCAAAATGACCAAGCACAGACTAAACTAGATAGGAGAAATGTGCTTCTTGGTCTCGGAGGTCTATATGGCGTGGCTGGTCTGGGCACAGACCCGTTCGCCTTTGCCAAGCCCGTGAACCCACCAGACTTATCTAAATGTGGGGCTGCGGACTTGCCAACCGGCGCCACCCCCACCAACTGCTGCCCACCGCCGGCCACCAAAATCATAGACTTTAAACTCCCCGCCCCCGGTAAACTTCGCATCAGGCCGGCGGCTCACGCCGTTGACCAAGCCTACATAGAGAAATACTCCAAAGCCATCGAGCTCATGAAAGCCCTCCCCGATGACGATCCACGCAGCTTCAAGCAACAAGCCAACGTGCATTGCGCTTATTGCGACGGCGCCTATGACCAAGCCGGGTTCCCGGATCTGGAGCTCCAAATCCACAACTCCTGGCTCTTCTTCCCCTTCCACCGCTACTATCTATACTTCTACGAAAAGATCTTGGGCAAGCTCATCAACGACCCCACATTCGCTTTGCCCTTTTGGAACTGGGACTCGCCAGCTGGCATGCAGCTGCCCGCGCTTTTCGCCAACCCAAAGTCCCCTCTCTACGACAAGTTCCGTGCCGCCAGCCACCAGCCGCCGACCCTCATCGATCTCGACTACAACGGCACTGACGAAAAGGTGTCGAACGAAACCCAAATCAACGCCAACCTCAAGATCATGTACAGGCAAATGGTGTCCAACGCCAAGAACCCTCAGCTCTTCTTTGGCAACCCCTACAGGGCCGGGGACGAGCCTGACCCCGGTGGCGGTTCTATCGAAGGGACCCCACACGGGCCGGTTCATCTCTGGACCGGTGACAACACCCAGCCCAATTTGGAGGACATGGGGAACTTTTATTCCGCTGCCAGGGACCCCATATTTTTCTCGCATCACTCGAATGTGGATCGGATGTGGAGCATATGGAAAACACTGGGAGGCAAAAGAACTGATATTTCTCACTCGGACTGGTTAGACTCCGGGTTCTTGTTTTACAACGAGAACGCCGAGTTAGTTCGAGTTAAAGTTCGTGACTCTCTGGAGTCTAAGAGCCTAGGGTATGTATACCAAGAGGTTGACATTCCATGGCTGCAGTCCAAGCCAACTCCGAGAAGGGCAAAGCTGGCAGTGAGCAAAATAGCCAAGAAGCTGGGAGTTGCACACGCGGCTGAGAGCTCCACCAAGATCGTGGCGGGGAGGGCTTTCCCGATAAATCTGGAGACCAAGATAAGCACGGTGGTGCCGAGGCCGAAGcagaagaagaggaacaagaaggagaaggaggaggaggaggagatacTGGTGATCGAAGGGATTGAGTTTGACAGGGACGTGGCGGTGAAGTTTGACGTGTATGTGAATGACGTGGACGACTTGCCGAGTGGGCCCGACAAGACGGAATTTGCCGGAAGCTTTGTGAGCGTGCCGCACAGGCATAAGcacaagaagaagatcaaCACAATCTTGAGGTTGGGGTTGACGGACTTGTTGGAGGACATTGATGCCGAGGATGATGAGAGCGTGGTGGTGACTTTGGTGCCCAAGTACGGGGCTGTCAAGATTGGCGGTGTCAAGATTGAATTTGCTTCTTAG